DNA sequence from the Euwallacea fornicatus isolate EFF26 chromosome 2, ASM4011564v1, whole genome shotgun sequence genome:
AGGTTTCTGTCCATGGATCAATCATTGCTAAAGAGAACTGCCAATGATATAAACAATATGTCTGATACGCTTAAATCTGTGAGAACCTTGCAGGAAGCTGCAGCACAACTTAGAGCCATAGTAGAACATAAGTTTAATGAGGCTGTTAACAATGAGGATTTAGGTTCAATTGAGAGATTCTTCAAGATTTTTCCCTTACTTGGAATGCATGAAGAGGGTATTagtgttgttattgttattttatttaatttttattataatttttgaaaggaataaaaaatttctgcACATTTCTCCGCACCAAAATCGCACTTACTGCTGATAAAAACTTGAAATCTGCTATAATAACCCCATTAGCAGATAAACGCTACCCAATAGTCTTTGCTGATACATTGATTCTGTTATTTGAGGGGTTAGCTAGAGTGATTGACACACATCAGCCCTTATTTGAGACTTATTATGGTCCAGGAAAGCTGATTTCTGCTGTTAGCATTTTACAGAAAGAGTGTGATAAGCAAATTAAACGGATTGTGTTTGAGTGGTCCAAGGCACGTCAGATACAGAAGAAAGCTCAAGTAAGAAATTTGAgagttttgtaaaatttacttaaaagttgGTTTAGCAAATTTCAGAACTTTCGCGGATGACTTCAAGTGGCAGTTTCAATAAACTTGAGAAAATTGATCCAAAAGATTTAGATATTCTTATAGGAGAGATCACTTTAATGCATTTTAGGTGCGAGTTGTATATCAAGTTTATTCAAAGAAAGGTTTTGGTAAGTCAATTTATCTCCTCATCAACTCGTAAATAATAGTTATTCCGCAGGCTGATGTAGAGGTGGGAATAACAGATTctgaacagaaaattaaacagaCCAAATCCCTAGAGCAGCTAGTTTTAAATAGTGAAATGACTCAGTGCAAGCATGATTTGCTTTCTCACTATTTGAGGTTTGAACAGTATTTCATGGAAGAATCGGTTGCAAAAGCTGTTACTATGGACGCAGTAGAGGCGTCTTTGCAAACCTCTAGCATGGTAGACGacacttttttcattatcaGAAAATGCATTAGGTTTGTTGCGgatttttgaacatattttgttgtttataaatGAATGTTTTAGGCGGTCAATCTCCACGGGAAGTTTGGATGGTATCTGTGTTACAATTAATAATGCCTGTCGCGTGTTGGAGAATGATTATTGCGATGTCTTAAAAACTCGTTTAAAGCAGGGGTATCCTTCTGGATATTTAGACTTAACTCAAGCCTATAACGTACTGCAAAACTCCTTTCAGCAGGGAAGGCTGCAACCTGGTGACACAGAGCAATCAAGGACAGCTTTTAtcgtaggaaaaatattactccCTAATCatatttctgatttttctTTACAAGTCTGAATTGAAAAGCAACGCAAATCTCAGTACTGCAATTTCCCGCCAAAtcaatgaaattgaaactagattttttttagattgcTTTAAATAACGCTGACACCAGTACCGAATACGTCACTGCTTTAGTTGACAGTATAATAAAGGAAATCGAGGCGGCATGTCCAAACATGACTGTCAAGGAACAGGGTAAACTAGAAAGTTGCTTATCTGGCATATCCGGAGTAAGCGCACGACTCACTGAAATAATTGACTATGGCTTACAGCAATTAAAGAGCACAGTTATTAAACCCAGGGTCAATCCTTGGgtagataattttttgaatttcagccATCAGTTAACAGAGGCAAGAACTGTACATTATTCGGTCTATTTcctttaaatacattttcttcagGATGAATTATCTTCATACGAAGCAGGCGAATCTTTCGCCCAAACTTTAATCATGAACCTAGAGACATTGTTGTCCTCGTTTAAAGACATCCTCACTTCCAATAATTACGACAATTTCATCCAAGTTCTGACGTCGGAAGTGACGCAGCGATTCGAGAAAGTCATCATGAAGACTCAGTTTAATCGAGTtaaaaattgacgattttttgttaatgaagatcatgtttgttttttcatttagttAGGTGGATTAATCTTGGATAAAGAAGTCCGCTCAGTAGCCGGTTATATAACTGCGGGGACCTGTTGGTCAGCTAGAGATCAATTCGCCAGGTTAACTCAAATAGccacagttttaaattttgaccaTATGGATGAGATTAACGAGTACTGGGGCAACGCTGATGGGGCCATTACATGGAGACTGACTCCAACTGAAATTAAAGCTGTGTTGAATTTGCGGTGAGCGTTTGTCCGCGATCAAATTCATTAATGGAAGAAGTTTTATTACTAATTTCAGAACTGACTTCAAGTCTGAGGATATCAAACGTTTACGTTTATAAATACTGGGCgatcattaaaaacaaatttgaagtAGGCGTTGAAATGCTAGGGGACTGTCTGTGGAATTAATGAATCTTAACTACATGTGTGATTGCAAAATAGCAAAGTGCTTAATCAACGTCTGACGTTTGAAGGGCAACACGTAAcgcaaggttttttttaattaaccctCACATGTAGTAATTTTACAGGTATTGCGCCGtatgttataattatttatttatacagttAACTAAATACACTATTGATGACAAAAAACTTCGTTTCTGTATTATGTgtgtaaatatatatacaaatGGTGCTCTATATATGTAGAAAAACTGTATGcttgatgaaaattttgcaaggTTTAAAATACAGTCACCTTGTggtagaataaaaaattaagtatttcgTACAGggagtaataaaaaatacagacatttgtttataaattatatgtcatttttaatatttctacgtattataaaaatatccctTTCACGTCCCGATACGTCAATTTGGGTAAAGGCAAGTTTCCCTATTTTTAGAACGCCTTATTTTTGTGGTCAGAAATTTTTTGGCCAACCATTGTGCAGCTATTTCAGGGAGATCCTGTATATGTTGTAACTATgaagttaattattttgtagtgtttcataataataatgaatataGTAATTGCTGGTGTTTAAAGTAGGCAATTTAACTTTGTTTTCTGGATGATATGgtgaaggattttttttcctcaagttttgtaacatttattcctatcaataaaaatgaaatactaTTGCACTTTAGAAAAGTTTgatttcataattaatatccatgtaaaaattatttttaaataaaataacacccGCTCACAGtgttaaaatgttcaaaacagCAATCAATACATCAAAGTGTGTTCACGGCTGTTCATTGAATGgatgtaaaaatattgaaacaagATTATTGACGCCATGTTCTCCAATTATTAGATTAGAAATCAACAATTCGTAGTTTCATAGACAGACTATGGTagaaattgacattttaatctATTTCAATAAGTTTTTGCAGTGAGCTTGATTCCTGGACTATatggaaaagaaaatgttctatattttaattaaaacccagtcaatatgacaaaaaatgaaatcacacacctaaataaaaatttcttcaattattgaGAAACTAATAATCCTGACAACTGAACTCTAAACAACATCAGCATcgaaaaacaatttgttttacatttatatatttgatctttcaaaaaattatgccAAATTTAAGGAAGTTATAGGGAATAttgcaataaacattttttacatagaaaCCACGGGTCGAAAATTAGCCGTTTTGGCTCCATAGTCATTTTAGTGCAAAAACGTAATGTTAGCTTGTTGCGATCAAAAGAATTCGatgtttaattaacttttcttAAAGGTAACgctaaaatatataataatcgTTCAAAATTATGACCTCCATCCTagtttcataaatatattcTTTGCAACATTGAATCACGCTCACGTAAGAAGTGCGGATCTTACTGCAAGAAGAGAGGATGCTATTAGATTCCCTAGCGGATTCTCTCAGGTGGCTGCAAAAGTTTCTTACACTAACAACTGTATGTAGTCTTAGGGAAAAAAATCTGACGGGCTTAAATTGGGACTTCGCACTAGCCACCTGATAGGTCCGCCTTATCCAATCTATCGCCCacaaaaatgttgatttagaTGAACTTGCACAATACACATAAAATGTGCGGATACaccatgaaaataaaaatcaactttCAATAACATCAAGTTTAAGAATGCAATcgataaacttttattaagagactaaaaacgtttattttactTGTTTTAGATGTATTCACTTAAGTTAAATATCACAGTcctttgaacaaaaattactCTGAAGCCAAAAGACACATTATTTACTAGGAGTTTCTATGCAAAAATTGCTGACTGCAATGTCccctataaattttttgtttgtcacAAACTTTGTGAAACACCCAGTATACATAAAAAAGCTCCATTATAAACGacataaaactaattttatttcttgaaacgcagtattattcaattttgtaGTTTCTCAATCGCATgtatattattaatgtttacTTAAAACACTACAATGTTCTTAAGTATCATATATTTGTCTTTAAATGAGCAAAGTTTAAAACAGATATtatatgaatatatttaaaacatgACTTTGATATTTCCGTGTTAATAAGTGAGGTTTTTAATGATTACCAATTATTATTGCGCAAtttagttttcatttatgtCTCTACAATAAGTCGGCAATGGTAAGTGCATGTAAAATTCTAACATCATCCTTGATAACTCTTACAAgtgttataatttaatataatcaaAATGTGTTGAGGGTTACAGAGAAACTGCAAAGTCTCTCTCAAGCCCTTTGCTGACAATTAAGTGGAAGTGCTCTGAAGTTCGGAAAACTCACAGGTACACTAGAGTATCAAACGTCTAGAACTTTTTTCAGCAATGGTATAACTTTTAGGGAGGATAGAAAATACTATAAGGCTTACAAACACTCATGAACAAGTAGTTTTCATAGAATTGCACAGTTGATTGGGGTGTTAATGCGCAATTACGAAATTGCTGACTATATAGAAGATGTCCGATAACAATGTCGAAATATTTTGGGGgatgattaaaataatataaaagttcatataaacgtaccataaaaattacttcttaAAGGATCTAGAACTTCTTAAAAAGGAACTcgaaagttaattttatattcgaaaccaataaaaaaattaattgagatGAACGGAGGCTCATATTCAACATTTATTGTGAATGATGATCAATCCTTAGTCATATTAGTCTTGTTTTTTCtcactaataaaaaaatatttctattaaaagaaTGCGTActacatatatttattaaattgcatttcaatatttatgtaattgtTCATCGgtttataaaaacaatttttttgggaaaacgGTCTGTCCTAACGaggtaaaattacaaaattttttttacttaaaaatatttgcgattcagtaatttgatttcaaaaattaagaaatattacaaataataaagttaGGGCAACATGTACGTATGAGACGCTTTTAACTAAAATCCCCAATTATTAGTTCAAATCATTTCAAAGCTATTGCATAAAAACCACCTTCAGAGTTCctcatttaagaaattatagcttctttaaaaagtaatttttgaagtatgtttacgagaaatttttaaaattattttagactTTAGAATaaccttttaaaatatttcgacgTCGTTTCCGACCACCCTGTATGCGTATATTTGTTTATAGAGATATAGgagcataaaaatatttataaaacaatACAGTATATAGAGAAACTAAAACTACATATTatatatttcgaaaatccagaaaaaaaaacaaaaaatctgaaaatccTGAGGTTTGaagatttaactaaatttattaatttagaagaaAGTAAACAGCACTCCCAGAAAAATCGGGGGagataaaatttatgtaatagattgaataatttaacaaaaatatttaaattcaccGGTTGTGCAagagaaattttttcttaagaattttatgtgccaaaatcttaaaaaattcactaCCCGGTATAGAAATTAAAGCAATCTATAGAGGCAATAGAGGCAATCTATTCTCGAATTAAGCAGTACTTATTTCCTAATACACACATGAGATTTAAAAGTTCTATCTACAGTAGAGCAAGCACAGTAAagtaaaaacaacatttttcttaacttttaaCATTGTATAACCTCGCTACTGATCGATACATGCTTATATGAgctttcttaaaatttagtaCTAAAGAATAAATACATCAAATAGTGACGTACAATTCTGAAACATTctgtataaagaaaaaaactataaacaaatttcaacatgtatagaataatttaaaactgtttcatttcgtttttaaaatatgatttagtATCACAAAATGATCCTCTCGGACGTAAGTTTGGCCATTAACAATTGAGTTCTATTCATAGTTGCTTATACGGACTCATATCCATTGTGTTATTAAAGTGGGAAGAGCACATGGAGAGAGCTCGTGAACAGAAGTAATTAATGTCatgattattataaatttaattaaaaatgtcaaataataaataaatgaaaaataacggAGGGTAATTGCTAATTCAAGTTAAGAagtacataattaaaaaaatatattttccaagcGAGGTGAGTTTACGGACAAAATGGGGGCTGCATTCTCTGttaattattagttttgaAAGTAATATGTTTCGAGAGTAAAGAACTAGTATTAgggctcaattgatgaaacaGCGCAATTTCACTGAACTACTAGTCGTGatcattataattttaatttgtatttaattatataaaacgaatttttacaACATTGTTGATGGTTTTTAATTATGCAATAAAAA
Encoded proteins:
- the Cog4 gene encoding conserved oligomeric Golgi complex subunit 4 isoform X1 translates to MSTEGISFPDIEQECFQELEKLKLEEESLVNELNGMLNQQTYIEDKIKSLSLLIPTLKVIKYEASDLVNTINDISDSSEKISSKIRQLDTARGRVDECLLRVNDLIDLEICSQGVQQAILHLDYEKGAAHVHRFLSMDQSLLKRTANDINNMSDTLKSVRTLQEAAAQLRAIVEHKFNEAVNNEDLGSIERFFKIFPLLGMHEEGIKNFCTFLRTKIALTADKNLKSAIITPLADKRYPIVFADTLILLFEGLARVIDTHQPLFETYYGPGKLISAVSILQKECDKQIKRIVFEWSKARQIQKKAQQISELSRMTSSGSFNKLEKIDPKDLDILIGEITLMHFRCELYIKFIQRKVLADVEVGITDSEQKIKQTKSLEQLVLNSEMTQCKHDLLSHYLRFEQYFMEESVAKAVTMDAVEASLQTSSMVDDTFFIIRKCIRRSISTGSLDGICVTINNACRVLENDYCDVLKTRLKQGYPSGYLDLTQAYNVLQNSFQQGRLQPGDTEQSRTAFIIALNNADTSTEYVTALVDSIIKEIEAACPNMTVKEQGKLESCLSGISGVSARLTEIIDYGLQQLKSTVIKPRVNPWVDNFLNFSHQLTEDELSSYEAGESFAQTLIMNLETLLSSFKDILTSNNYDNFIQVLTSEVTQRFEKVIMKTQFNRLGGLILDKEVRSVAGYITAGTCWSARDQFARLTQIATVLNFDHMDEINEYWGNADGAITWRLTPTEIKAVLNLRTDFKSEDIKRLRL
- the Cog4 gene encoding conserved oligomeric Golgi complex subunit 4 isoform X2; this translates as MLNQQTYIEDKIKSLSLLIPTLKVIKYEASDLVNTINDISDSSEKISSKIRQLDTARGRVDECLLRVNDLIDLEICSQGVQQAILHLDYEKGAAHVHRFLSMDQSLLKRTANDINNMSDTLKSVRTLQEAAAQLRAIVEHKFNEAVNNEDLGSIERFFKIFPLLGMHEEGIKNFCTFLRTKIALTADKNLKSAIITPLADKRYPIVFADTLILLFEGLARVIDTHQPLFETYYGPGKLISAVSILQKECDKQIKRIVFEWSKARQIQKKAQQISELSRMTSSGSFNKLEKIDPKDLDILIGEITLMHFRCELYIKFIQRKVLADVEVGITDSEQKIKQTKSLEQLVLNSEMTQCKHDLLSHYLRFEQYFMEESVAKAVTMDAVEASLQTSSMVDDTFFIIRKCIRRSISTGSLDGICVTINNACRVLENDYCDVLKTRLKQGYPSGYLDLTQAYNVLQNSFQQGRLQPGDTEQSRTAFIIALNNADTSTEYVTALVDSIIKEIEAACPNMTVKEQGKLESCLSGISGVSARLTEIIDYGLQQLKSTVIKPRVNPWVDNFLNFSHQLTEDELSSYEAGESFAQTLIMNLETLLSSFKDILTSNNYDNFIQVLTSEVTQRFEKVIMKTQFNRLGGLILDKEVRSVAGYITAGTCWSARDQFARLTQIATVLNFDHMDEINEYWGNADGAITWRLTPTEIKAVLNLRTDFKSEDIKRLRL